In Erythrolamprus reginae isolate rEryReg1 chromosome 10, rEryReg1.hap1, whole genome shotgun sequence, one DNA window encodes the following:
- the KIAA1671 gene encoding uncharacterized protein KIAA1671 homolog isoform X3 yields the protein MRPLRTAMATQVELGSALTSLAGINEPRSQAAFRHSVINSLSDASRKPGEGPRTLALPEGKGSPATMPSTASRPPWAPKPFSREISSDTFATVKPPVQALRPGSAMPKPPAFAQTSEDAAKGSPGNVPPLLDQKPMDGRSPTESVAPLPFCLSPQANTVILFESRRPGKGRAEEGQLLRSQSEKWPRRQPSPSADLRPVSWAPPWKEASAGGSRGPAGSAETRKSPTLATGTHIQAAPAGFGGPWQGETPPAPPGPRPTKPRPLPTDLTGRLETQEPPWQKTPGPAETREEEEGFLAAAGLSGAAPPGPRPKHEPPKIPLPSAAPSQVGPGHVGQNCTQGEEEEGALPWGLGSQGGCARMTFPLLDLPARPTERESLRGSPRKEARALNIQQRIQVLTAEAAGAKAGGLRRSFRSRPLSADLTKRFSGPIAAGEPKPQREPPEWSRKKPSAGEVQEAPEGETPPAGGADGAEAGVAQTPSKGQGSFAKGRPDAPRTEGDPDPALSPKARTPSTSSTEDGCLKTVRATMFEHHVQRHSLVAGPLGGEPALLSLVLPLGGSLSHGQELRKERIMAGGQWTKASNAREADASGEPGRPRDPRPLTQGEKGDQPASEDSLLAAQRIEPRYEVLQTVGERARSEAVAAVSGGKAVTLRRQRNLRENRRAGGCGQEDQPAFLREGTGPEGSWARQPADSFRSRKDGGTFAPWLETGQEGGRPAPAGVMVGPKVLWGTEAKGWEGGAGGLGPQSSRGQSAPCPGLLFSPDLKPPRGPEEDPEGQKLHSAQEKQEAAAEGKASRGPPMEARWPSSFRDASAHRGPERWRRRTLPHGSARFEVAMEPPQDPTKSASGGDALRLGGGPAAKRSLRGLEARQAEVTSPGSPEKPRSPSEPKATYFAVTCQILEESHTRPERAAAVAAPVSPGRRADPSPGGGGRADTGAGESQAGAQELPQRTPEASAERPQAGAKLPLCPGPRSPPCLAALQPERQQKRPGPLCLGREEEEEEAPDRYRSRAVDIDELMAEYGAEAHRLCARESHRESSFFPGEKWPPRPSISGTLPCGSEQREKASQAPPLETHPQEPRPQWGRPDAEKPPGTRTKAAFFSGLEPGGADGQKAREAGARMDRGGLWKEASPKQWAVLGPAGGWGPSRDWGGGRGGWKVEPLAGAGVKTTDPPAAERTRASESPEPLQQLECPSPHKAHRSPARLSFPLGPQLDQPYTPERPGGLRRSKGDLRDLGAGGLRVEEESPPAPQRSPYLFPQPRSCSFYHERRTDHWPGDHLAQCFGRRSAEPRDTEALVQEADGSFSPEAPSLEGSGGPTQRPSPGRRASLYSAQRAPATDRQEASRDPRSRSLDDSSPEADSASPPSERASPDFPFLEQTPRLDSRVLKSRILLDKRRRQHRTPISQALRRGPHRDAQPGPVSGLEGAAGAWMFRDSAGGAPESPPMAGEEEEPPPAERLPPVQPRLPLFPGLGPSALKAQLRKRPESEERREGGPPTALCKSPKGSFPARGSGGQALGGPPEKEGRAEEGSPAWLMELKSRRKQGQPESPI from the exons ATGAGGCCCTTAAGGACAGCAATGGCCACCCAGGTCGAACTCGGCTCTGCCCTGACCTCGCTGGCCGGCATCAACGAACCAAGGAGCCAGGCCGCCTTCCGACACTCCGTCATCAACTCGCTCTCTGACGCCAGccggaagcctggggagggtccCCGTACTCTGGCCCTCCCGGAGGGCAAGGGCAGCCCGGCCACCATGCCCTCCACCGCCTCCAGGCCCCCCTGGGCCCCCAAGCCCTTCTCCCGGGAGATCTCTTCCGACACTTTTGCCACGGTAAAGCCGCCTGTCCAGGCACTCAGGCCCGGCAGTGCCATGCCAAAGCCCCCCGCCTTTGCCCAAACATCTGAAGACGCTGCCAAGGGGTCGCCTGGAAACGTCCCACCGCTGCTGGATCAGAAACCGATGGACGGCAGAAGCCCCACGGAGTCAGTGGCCCCCCTGCCCTTCTGCCTGAGCCCCCAGGCCAACACCGTCATCCTCTTTGAAAGCAGGCGGCCCGGGAAGGGGAGGGCTGAGGAGGGGCAGCTGCTGCGCTCCCAGTCGGAGAAGTGGCCCCGGAGGCAGCCCTCCCCCTCCGCGGACCTCCGGCCGGTCTCCTGGGCCCCTCCCTGGAAGGAGGCCTCAGCGGGAGGGTCCAGGGGTCCAGCTGGCAGTGCTGAGACACGGAAGAGCCCAACTCTGGCCACTGGGACGCACATCCAGGCAGCCCCGGCTGGCTTTGGGGGCCCCTGGCAGGGAGAGACACCCCCAGCTCCTCCTGGCCCACGCCCCACAAagccaaggcccctccccacggACCTCACGGGCAGATTGGAAACCCAGGAGCCCCCCTGGCAGAAGACGCCCGGCCCGGCCGAgaccagggaggaggaggagggcttcCTCGCAGCAGCCGGCTTGAGTGGGGCTGCCCCACCAGGGCCCAGACCGAAACATGAGCCCCCCAAAATCCCTCTGCCCTCAGCTGCCCCCAGCCAGGTGGGCCCAGGCCACGTGGGGCAGAACTGCAcccagggggaggaggaggagggggctctTCCGTGGGGGCTGGGGAGCCAGGGGGGCTGTGCCAGAATGACCTTCCCGCTCCTGGACCTGCCGGCCCGGCCCACCGAGAGGGAGTCCCTGCGTGGCAGCCCCCGGAAGGAGGCCCGGGCCCTGAACATCCAGCAGCGGATTCAAGTGCTGACGGCAGAGGCCGCGGGGGCCAAGGCAGGCGGCCTGCGACGGTCCTTCCGCTCCCGGCCACTCTCCGCGGATCTGACCAAGAG GTTCTCTGGCCCCATAGCGGCAGGCGAGCCGAAGCCCCAGAGGGAGCCCCCTGAGTGGAGCAGGAAGAAGCCGTCGGCCGGGGAAGTGCAAGAGGCTCCAGag GGGGAGACGCCGCCTGCGGGTGGAGCAGATGGCGCAGAAGCCGGCGTGGCACAAACACCGTCCAAGGGGCAGGGCAGCTTTGCCAAAGGCAGACCAGATGCCCCTCGGACAGAGGGAGACCCAGACCCGGCCCTCAGCCCCAAAGCCAGAACACCGTCCACTTCGTCCACCGAGGACGGCTGCCTGAAGACGGTCAGAGCCACCATGTTTGAACATCACGTGCAGAGGCACAGCCTGGTGGCCGGCCCGCTTGGCGGAGAACCGGCCTTGCTGTCACTGGTGCTGCCCCTCGGGGGCTCCCTGTCCCATGGCCAGGAGCTTCGGAAGGAGAGAATCATGGCAGGGGGCCAGTGGACCAAGGCCTCCAACGCCCGGGAGGCCGATGCTTCAGGGGAGCCCGGGAGACCCAGAGACCCCAGACCTTTGACCCAGGGGGAGAAGGGGGACCAGCCCGCTTCGGAGGACTCCCTGCTGGCGGCCCAGAGGATCGAGCCCCGGTACGAGGTCCTGCAGACGGTGGGGGAGAGGGCCCGGAGCGAGGCGGTGGCTGCCGTCTCCGGAGGGAAGGCCGTCACCCTCCGCCGGCAGAGGAACCTGAGGGAGAACCGGAGAGCCGGGGGCTGTGGCCAGGAGGACCAGCCGGCTTTCCTCAGAGAAGGAACCGGGCCAGAGGGAAGTTGGGCCAGGCAGCCAGCGGACTCTTTCAGGAGCAGGAAGGACGGCGGCACCTTCGCCCCGTGGTTGGAAACTGGACAGGAGGGGGGGCGGCCTGCTCCTGCTGGGGTGATGGTGGGGCCCAAAGTGCTGTGGGGCACCGAGGCCAAGGGCTGGgaaggcggggccggcgggcttgGTCCGCAGAGCAGCCGGGGGCAAAGTGCCCCATGCCCAGGACTCCTCTTCAGCCCGGACCTGAAGCCGCCTCGGGGGCCGGAGGAGGACCCTGAGGGACAGAAGCTGCACTCGGCCCAAGAAAAGCAGGAGGCTGCGGCGGAAGGAAAGGCATCGCGAGGGCCGCCCATGGAAGCCAGGTGGCCGAGCAGCTTCCGCGACGCTTCTGCTCACAGAGGCCCAGAGCGCTGGCGAAGGAGGACGCTGCCCCACGGCTCCGCCAGGTTCGAGGTTGCCATGGAGCCCCCGCAGGACCCCACCAAGTCAGCCAGCGGGGGAGACGCTCTGCGCCTGGGGGGAGGCCCAGCGGCCAAGAGGAGCCTCCGCGGACTCGAGGCCAGGCAGGCGGAGGTCACCTCCCCCGGCAGCCCGGAGAAGCCGCGCTCTCCTTCCGAGCCCAAGGCCACGTACTTTGCGGTCACTTGCCAAATCTTGGAGGAGAGCCATACGCGGCCTGAGAGAGCTGCGGCTGTGGCTGCCCCCGTCAGCCCTGGCAGGAGAGCCGATCCCAGtccggggggagggggcagggcaGACACGGGGGCCGGGGAGAGCCAGGCTGGAGCCCAGGAGCTGCCGCAGAGGACGCCGGAGGCATCAGCCGAAAGGCCTCAGGCCGGAGCCAAGCTGCCCCTCTGCCCTGGGCCAAGGTCCCCGCCCTGCCTGGCTGCCCTCCAGCCGGAGAGACAGCAGAAGAGACCTGGCCCGCTCTGCCTgggcagagaggaggaggaagaggaggcgccCGACCGTTACAGGTCCAGGGCGGTGGACATAGATGAGCTGATGGCAGAATATGGGGCAGAGGCCCACAGGCTTTGTGCCCGGGAGAGCCACAGAGAGAGCAGCTTCTTCCCGGGGGAGAAGTGGCCCCCCAGGCCCAGCATCTCCGGGACCCTCCCCTGCGGCTCTGAGCAGAGGGAGAAGGCCAGCCAGGCGCCCCCCCTGGAGACCCACCCCCAGGAGCCCAGGCCTCAGTGGGGCCGACCGGACGCAGAGAAACCCCCCGGGACCAGGACCAAGGCGGCCTTCTTCAGTGGCCTGGAGCCAGGAGGGGCCGACGGGCAGAAGGCCAGAGAGGCCGGGGCCCGCATGGACCGGGGGGGCCTGTGGAAGGAAGCCAGTCCGAAGCAATGGGCAGTCCTGGGGCCGGCCGGGGGATGGGGCCCCAGCAGGGACTGGGGGGGTGGTAGGGGCGGCTGGAAAGTGGAGCCCCTGGCAGGAGCCGGGGTGAAGACGACGGACCCCCCTGCAGCAGAGCGGACCAGGGCCAGCGAGTCCCCGGAGCCCCTGCAGCAGCTGGAGTGCCCCTCCCCCCACAAGGCCCAccgcagcccagccaggctcagcttCCCTCTGGGGCCCCAGCTGGATCAGCCCTACACCCCCGAGAGGCCCGGGGGGCTCCGGCGGAGCAAGGGAGACCTGAGG GACCTGGGGGCAGGCGGCCTCAGAGTGGAGGAGGAGTCCCCCCCGGCCCCCCAGCGCTCTCCCTACCTCTTTCCCCAGCCACGGAGCTGCAGTTTCTACCACGAGAGGAGGACTGACCACTGGCCAGGG gACCACCTGGCGCAGTGTTTTGGCCGGCGGTCAGCAGAGCCCAGGGACACCGAGGCCCTCGTGCAGGAGGCCGATGGCAG CTTCAGCCCAGAAGCTCCGTCCTTGGAGGGCAGCGGGGGCCCCACACAAAGACCATCTCCCGGCCGCCGAGCCTCCTTGTACTCTGCCCAGAGGGCTCCGGCCACTGACCGACAGGAGGCCTCCAGGGACCCCAGGAGCCGCAGCCTGGACGATTCCAGCCCGGAGGCCGattcagcctcccccccctcggagagggccAGCCCGGACTTTCCCTTCCTAGAG CAGACCCCCCGGCTGGACTCGAGGGTCCTGAAGAGCCGCATCCTGCTGGACAAGAGGCGGCGGCAGCACCGGACCCCCATCTCCCAGGCCCTCAGGCGGGGGCCCCATAGAGACGCTCAGCCAGGCCCTGTCTCTGGGCTGGAGGGGGCAGCCGGCGCCTGGATGTTCAGGGACTCCGCAGGTGGGGCCCCTG AGAGCCCCCCCAtggcaggagaggaagaggagcccCCCCCAGCAGAGAGGCTGCCCCCTGTCCAGCCACGCCTGCCCCTCTTCCCGGGCCTGGGCCCCTCCGCCCTCAAG GCTCAACTCAGGAAAAGGCCGGAGTcggaagagaggagggagggaggcccccCCACCGCCCTCTGCAAGTCGCCCAAGGGCTCCTTTCCGGCCAGGGGCTCTGGGGGCCAGGCACTGGGGGGCCCCCCTGAGAAGGAAGGCAG GGCGGAGGAGGGGTCCCCCGCATGGCTGATGGAGCTGAAGTCCAGGAGGAAGCAGGGGCAGCCCGAGAGCCCCATCTGA
- the KIAA1671 gene encoding uncharacterized protein KIAA1671 homolog isoform X8 yields MRPLRTAMATQVELGSALTSLAGINEPRSQAAFRHSVINSLSDASRKPGEGPRTLALPEGKGSPATMPSTASRPPWAPKPFSREISSDTFATVKPPVQALRPGSAMPKPPAFAQTSEDAAKGSPGNVPPLLDQKPMDGRSPTESVAPLPFCLSPQANTVILFESRRPGKGRAEEGQLLRSQSEKWPRRQPSPSADLRPVSWAPPWKEASAGGSRGPAGSAETRKSPTLATGTHIQAAPAGFGGPWQGETPPAPPGPRPTKPRPLPTDLTGRLETQEPPWQKTPGPAETREEEEGFLAAAGLSGAAPPGPRPKHEPPKIPLPSAAPSQVGPGHVGQNCTQGEEEEGALPWGLGSQGGCARMTFPLLDLPARPTERESLRGSPRKEARALNIQQRIQVLTAEAAGAKAGGLRRSFRSRPLSADLTKRFSGPIAAGEPKPQREPPEWSRKKPSAGEVQEAPEGETPPAGGADGAEAGVAQTPSKGQGSFAKGRPDAPRTEGDPDPALSPKARTPSTSSTEDGCLKTVRATMFEHHVQRHSLVAGPLGGEPALLSLVLPLGGSLSHGQELRKERIMAGGQWTKASNAREADASGEPGRPRDPRPLTQGEKGDQPASEDSLLAAQRIEPRYEVLQTVGERARSEAVAAVSGGKAVTLRRQRNLRENRRAGGCGQEDQPAFLREGTGPEGSWARQPADSFRSRKDGGTFAPWLETGQEGGRPAPAGVMVGPKVLWGTEAKGWEGGAGGLGPQSSRGQSAPCPGLLFSPDLKPPRGPEEDPEGQKLHSAQEKQEAAAEGKASRGPPMEARWPSSFRDASAHRGPERWRRRTLPHGSARFEVAMEPPQDPTKSASGGDALRLGGGPAAKRSLRGLEARQAEVTSPGSPEKPRSPSEPKATYFAVTCQILEESHTRPERAAAVAAPVSPGRRADPSPGGGGRADTGAGESQAGAQELPQRTPEASAERPQAGAKLPLCPGPRSPPCLAALQPERQQKRPGPLCLGREEEEEEAPDRYRSRAVDIDELMAEYGAEAHRLCARESHRESSFFPGEKWPPRPSISGTLPCGSEQREKASQAPPLETHPQEPRPQWGRPDAEKPPGTRTKAAFFSGLEPGGADGQKAREAGARMDRGGLWKEASPKQWAVLGPAGGWGPSRDWGGGRGGWKVEPLAGAGVKTTDPPAAERTRASESPEPLQQLECPSPHKAHRSPARLSFPLGPQLDQPYTPERPGGLRRSKGDLRPRSCSFYHERRTDHWPGDHLAQCFGRRSAEPRDTEALVQEADGSFSPEAPSLEGSGGPTQRPSPGRRASLYSAQRAPATDRQEASRDPRSRSLDDSSPEADSASPPSERASPDFPFLEQTPRLDSRVLKSRILLDKRRRQHRTPISQALRRGPHRDAQPGPVSGLEGAAGAWMFRDSAGGAPEESPPMAGEEEEPPPAERLPPVQPRLPLFPGLGPSALKAQLRKRPESEERREGGPPTALCKSPKGSFPARGSGGQALGGPPEKEGRAEEGSPAWLMELKSRRKQGQPESPI; encoded by the exons ATGAGGCCCTTAAGGACAGCAATGGCCACCCAGGTCGAACTCGGCTCTGCCCTGACCTCGCTGGCCGGCATCAACGAACCAAGGAGCCAGGCCGCCTTCCGACACTCCGTCATCAACTCGCTCTCTGACGCCAGccggaagcctggggagggtccCCGTACTCTGGCCCTCCCGGAGGGCAAGGGCAGCCCGGCCACCATGCCCTCCACCGCCTCCAGGCCCCCCTGGGCCCCCAAGCCCTTCTCCCGGGAGATCTCTTCCGACACTTTTGCCACGGTAAAGCCGCCTGTCCAGGCACTCAGGCCCGGCAGTGCCATGCCAAAGCCCCCCGCCTTTGCCCAAACATCTGAAGACGCTGCCAAGGGGTCGCCTGGAAACGTCCCACCGCTGCTGGATCAGAAACCGATGGACGGCAGAAGCCCCACGGAGTCAGTGGCCCCCCTGCCCTTCTGCCTGAGCCCCCAGGCCAACACCGTCATCCTCTTTGAAAGCAGGCGGCCCGGGAAGGGGAGGGCTGAGGAGGGGCAGCTGCTGCGCTCCCAGTCGGAGAAGTGGCCCCGGAGGCAGCCCTCCCCCTCCGCGGACCTCCGGCCGGTCTCCTGGGCCCCTCCCTGGAAGGAGGCCTCAGCGGGAGGGTCCAGGGGTCCAGCTGGCAGTGCTGAGACACGGAAGAGCCCAACTCTGGCCACTGGGACGCACATCCAGGCAGCCCCGGCTGGCTTTGGGGGCCCCTGGCAGGGAGAGACACCCCCAGCTCCTCCTGGCCCACGCCCCACAAagccaaggcccctccccacggACCTCACGGGCAGATTGGAAACCCAGGAGCCCCCCTGGCAGAAGACGCCCGGCCCGGCCGAgaccagggaggaggaggagggcttcCTCGCAGCAGCCGGCTTGAGTGGGGCTGCCCCACCAGGGCCCAGACCGAAACATGAGCCCCCCAAAATCCCTCTGCCCTCAGCTGCCCCCAGCCAGGTGGGCCCAGGCCACGTGGGGCAGAACTGCAcccagggggaggaggaggagggggctctTCCGTGGGGGCTGGGGAGCCAGGGGGGCTGTGCCAGAATGACCTTCCCGCTCCTGGACCTGCCGGCCCGGCCCACCGAGAGGGAGTCCCTGCGTGGCAGCCCCCGGAAGGAGGCCCGGGCCCTGAACATCCAGCAGCGGATTCAAGTGCTGACGGCAGAGGCCGCGGGGGCCAAGGCAGGCGGCCTGCGACGGTCCTTCCGCTCCCGGCCACTCTCCGCGGATCTGACCAAGAG GTTCTCTGGCCCCATAGCGGCAGGCGAGCCGAAGCCCCAGAGGGAGCCCCCTGAGTGGAGCAGGAAGAAGCCGTCGGCCGGGGAAGTGCAAGAGGCTCCAGag GGGGAGACGCCGCCTGCGGGTGGAGCAGATGGCGCAGAAGCCGGCGTGGCACAAACACCGTCCAAGGGGCAGGGCAGCTTTGCCAAAGGCAGACCAGATGCCCCTCGGACAGAGGGAGACCCAGACCCGGCCCTCAGCCCCAAAGCCAGAACACCGTCCACTTCGTCCACCGAGGACGGCTGCCTGAAGACGGTCAGAGCCACCATGTTTGAACATCACGTGCAGAGGCACAGCCTGGTGGCCGGCCCGCTTGGCGGAGAACCGGCCTTGCTGTCACTGGTGCTGCCCCTCGGGGGCTCCCTGTCCCATGGCCAGGAGCTTCGGAAGGAGAGAATCATGGCAGGGGGCCAGTGGACCAAGGCCTCCAACGCCCGGGAGGCCGATGCTTCAGGGGAGCCCGGGAGACCCAGAGACCCCAGACCTTTGACCCAGGGGGAGAAGGGGGACCAGCCCGCTTCGGAGGACTCCCTGCTGGCGGCCCAGAGGATCGAGCCCCGGTACGAGGTCCTGCAGACGGTGGGGGAGAGGGCCCGGAGCGAGGCGGTGGCTGCCGTCTCCGGAGGGAAGGCCGTCACCCTCCGCCGGCAGAGGAACCTGAGGGAGAACCGGAGAGCCGGGGGCTGTGGCCAGGAGGACCAGCCGGCTTTCCTCAGAGAAGGAACCGGGCCAGAGGGAAGTTGGGCCAGGCAGCCAGCGGACTCTTTCAGGAGCAGGAAGGACGGCGGCACCTTCGCCCCGTGGTTGGAAACTGGACAGGAGGGGGGGCGGCCTGCTCCTGCTGGGGTGATGGTGGGGCCCAAAGTGCTGTGGGGCACCGAGGCCAAGGGCTGGgaaggcggggccggcgggcttgGTCCGCAGAGCAGCCGGGGGCAAAGTGCCCCATGCCCAGGACTCCTCTTCAGCCCGGACCTGAAGCCGCCTCGGGGGCCGGAGGAGGACCCTGAGGGACAGAAGCTGCACTCGGCCCAAGAAAAGCAGGAGGCTGCGGCGGAAGGAAAGGCATCGCGAGGGCCGCCCATGGAAGCCAGGTGGCCGAGCAGCTTCCGCGACGCTTCTGCTCACAGAGGCCCAGAGCGCTGGCGAAGGAGGACGCTGCCCCACGGCTCCGCCAGGTTCGAGGTTGCCATGGAGCCCCCGCAGGACCCCACCAAGTCAGCCAGCGGGGGAGACGCTCTGCGCCTGGGGGGAGGCCCAGCGGCCAAGAGGAGCCTCCGCGGACTCGAGGCCAGGCAGGCGGAGGTCACCTCCCCCGGCAGCCCGGAGAAGCCGCGCTCTCCTTCCGAGCCCAAGGCCACGTACTTTGCGGTCACTTGCCAAATCTTGGAGGAGAGCCATACGCGGCCTGAGAGAGCTGCGGCTGTGGCTGCCCCCGTCAGCCCTGGCAGGAGAGCCGATCCCAGtccggggggagggggcagggcaGACACGGGGGCCGGGGAGAGCCAGGCTGGAGCCCAGGAGCTGCCGCAGAGGACGCCGGAGGCATCAGCCGAAAGGCCTCAGGCCGGAGCCAAGCTGCCCCTCTGCCCTGGGCCAAGGTCCCCGCCCTGCCTGGCTGCCCTCCAGCCGGAGAGACAGCAGAAGAGACCTGGCCCGCTCTGCCTgggcagagaggaggaggaagaggaggcgccCGACCGTTACAGGTCCAGGGCGGTGGACATAGATGAGCTGATGGCAGAATATGGGGCAGAGGCCCACAGGCTTTGTGCCCGGGAGAGCCACAGAGAGAGCAGCTTCTTCCCGGGGGAGAAGTGGCCCCCCAGGCCCAGCATCTCCGGGACCCTCCCCTGCGGCTCTGAGCAGAGGGAGAAGGCCAGCCAGGCGCCCCCCCTGGAGACCCACCCCCAGGAGCCCAGGCCTCAGTGGGGCCGACCGGACGCAGAGAAACCCCCCGGGACCAGGACCAAGGCGGCCTTCTTCAGTGGCCTGGAGCCAGGAGGGGCCGACGGGCAGAAGGCCAGAGAGGCCGGGGCCCGCATGGACCGGGGGGGCCTGTGGAAGGAAGCCAGTCCGAAGCAATGGGCAGTCCTGGGGCCGGCCGGGGGATGGGGCCCCAGCAGGGACTGGGGGGGTGGTAGGGGCGGCTGGAAAGTGGAGCCCCTGGCAGGAGCCGGGGTGAAGACGACGGACCCCCCTGCAGCAGAGCGGACCAGGGCCAGCGAGTCCCCGGAGCCCCTGCAGCAGCTGGAGTGCCCCTCCCCCCACAAGGCCCAccgcagcccagccaggctcagcttCCCTCTGGGGCCCCAGCTGGATCAGCCCTACACCCCCGAGAGGCCCGGGGGGCTCCGGCGGAGCAAGGGAGACCTGAGG CCACGGAGCTGCAGTTTCTACCACGAGAGGAGGACTGACCACTGGCCAGGG gACCACCTGGCGCAGTGTTTTGGCCGGCGGTCAGCAGAGCCCAGGGACACCGAGGCCCTCGTGCAGGAGGCCGATGGCAG CTTCAGCCCAGAAGCTCCGTCCTTGGAGGGCAGCGGGGGCCCCACACAAAGACCATCTCCCGGCCGCCGAGCCTCCTTGTACTCTGCCCAGAGGGCTCCGGCCACTGACCGACAGGAGGCCTCCAGGGACCCCAGGAGCCGCAGCCTGGACGATTCCAGCCCGGAGGCCGattcagcctcccccccctcggagagggccAGCCCGGACTTTCCCTTCCTAGAG CAGACCCCCCGGCTGGACTCGAGGGTCCTGAAGAGCCGCATCCTGCTGGACAAGAGGCGGCGGCAGCACCGGACCCCCATCTCCCAGGCCCTCAGGCGGGGGCCCCATAGAGACGCTCAGCCAGGCCCTGTCTCTGGGCTGGAGGGGGCAGCCGGCGCCTGGATGTTCAGGGACTCCGCAGGTGGGGCCCCTG AAGAGAGCCCCCCCAtggcaggagaggaagaggagcccCCCCCAGCAGAGAGGCTGCCCCCTGTCCAGCCACGCCTGCCCCTCTTCCCGGGCCTGGGCCCCTCCGCCCTCAAG GCTCAACTCAGGAAAAGGCCGGAGTcggaagagaggagggagggaggcccccCCACCGCCCTCTGCAAGTCGCCCAAGGGCTCCTTTCCGGCCAGGGGCTCTGGGGGCCAGGCACTGGGGGGCCCCCCTGAGAAGGAAGGCAG GGCGGAGGAGGGGTCCCCCGCATGGCTGATGGAGCTGAAGTCCAGGAGGAAGCAGGGGCAGCCCGAGAGCCCCATCTGA